In the Haloferula helveola genome, one interval contains:
- a CDS encoding carboxypeptidase M32: protein MTSMERLKALASEAETVSSAASVLGWDQETNLPPDGGPWRAKQLSWLSGRHHEMVTSEAWKSAIEEALANCDEEDSRASRNLTEMRRQFERKQRLPTELVERASSLSSRAKQVWSDARKHDDFLRFAPLLEELVGIAREKAELWGYADEPYDALLETYERGATTAKVASIFEGMGSELREISQAAVDRFAANPVELPAGPYPEEAQARFNREVAEALGFDFSMGRIDTTTHPFCTTLGPADVRLTTRYDLDDFTSSLFGVMHEAGHGLYEQGLRAEDYGTPAGDAVSLGIHESQSRLWENHIGRSRAFWDRWFPVACKHFPQLEAFGLDAFMGFVQRSEKSFIRVEADEATYDLHILLRFDLERRLVQGDLQVKDVPAAWNERFEAGFGITPPNDREGCLQDIHWAMGGLGYFPTYSLGNLNAAQLFEAARAVPDIATGIDRSDYAPLLAWLREKVHCHGGTLDPDEIIRDATGNEPSPEAHLRHLRKRYVG from the coding sequence ATGACGTCAATGGAGCGCCTGAAAGCCCTTGCCAGCGAGGCCGAGACCGTTTCCTCCGCAGCATCGGTGCTCGGATGGGATCAGGAGACCAACCTGCCTCCCGACGGAGGCCCGTGGCGGGCAAAGCAGCTTTCGTGGCTTTCTGGCCGCCATCACGAGATGGTGACCTCGGAAGCTTGGAAGTCGGCAATCGAAGAGGCGCTTGCCAATTGCGACGAGGAGGACTCCCGCGCCTCCCGCAATCTCACGGAGATGCGCCGCCAGTTCGAGCGGAAGCAACGACTCCCGACCGAGCTCGTCGAAAGGGCTTCAAGCCTCTCGTCCAGGGCAAAACAGGTGTGGTCGGACGCCCGGAAACATGACGATTTTTTGCGTTTCGCTCCCCTACTTGAGGAGTTGGTCGGCATTGCCCGGGAGAAGGCCGAGCTCTGGGGCTACGCGGACGAGCCCTACGACGCCCTCCTTGAGACCTACGAACGCGGAGCCACGACTGCGAAGGTCGCCTCGATCTTCGAAGGAATGGGATCCGAACTGCGCGAGATCAGCCAAGCCGCGGTCGACCGGTTTGCGGCCAATCCGGTCGAGTTGCCTGCCGGCCCCTACCCGGAGGAGGCGCAGGCCCGATTCAACCGCGAAGTGGCCGAGGCGCTCGGATTCGACTTCTCCATGGGGAGGATCGACACGACCACTCATCCCTTTTGCACCACCTTGGGACCGGCCGACGTGCGGCTGACCACCCGCTACGATCTCGACGATTTCACCTCCTCATTATTCGGGGTGATGCACGAAGCCGGACACGGTCTCTACGAGCAGGGACTCAGAGCCGAGGACTACGGCACACCGGCGGGCGATGCCGTTTCACTTGGAATCCACGAGTCGCAGTCACGGCTGTGGGAAAACCACATCGGGCGCTCCCGTGCCTTCTGGGATCGCTGGTTTCCGGTCGCCTGCAAGCACTTCCCCCAACTTGAAGCATTCGGCCTCGATGCCTTCATGGGCTTCGTCCAGCGCTCCGAAAAGTCCTTCATCCGAGTCGAAGCGGACGAAGCGACCTACGACCTGCACATCCTGCTCCGCTTCGATCTGGAGCGCCGTTTGGTCCAAGGCGACCTGCAGGTGAAGGATGTTCCCGCCGCATGGAACGAGCGCTTCGAAGCCGGCTTCGGCATCACACCGCCGAATGACCGCGAAGGATGCCTTCAGGACATTCATTGGGCCATGGGCGGGCTGGGCTATTTCCCGACCTACTCCCTCGGCAATCTCAATGCCGCTCAGCTCTTCGAAGCGGCCCGGGCGGTTCCGGATATTGCCACCGGCATCGACCGCTCCGACTACGCTCCCCTGCTCGCGTGGCTACGTGAGAAGGTTCACTGCCACGGAGGCACTCTTGATCCGGACGAAATCATCCGCGACGCGACCGGCAACGAGCCGAGTCCGGAAGCGCACCTTCGGCACCTTCGGAAACGCTACGTCGGCTGA
- a CDS encoding carbon-nitrogen hydrolase — translation MPRLALLQSKGFPSKREAFSHHETLIRDAAAQGAQIIVTQELFLTPYFCITEDPSLFDLADPIPCETTDQLGKLAGELGVVIVSSLFEQRGPGLFHNTAVVHDADGRMLGQYRKSHIPQDPGFEEKFYFTPGDTDWPVWETRFGKIGVLICWDQWYPEAARLMALGGAEILLYPTAIGWLPSEKEALGAAQHSAWETVQRGHAVANGCFLAAVNRVGTEGETEFWGQSFVANPYGELVAKASSDQEEILIHDLDLGQVEDFRRIWPFFRDRRIDAYGDLTKRWRH, via the coding sequence ATGCCGCGACTCGCCCTGCTTCAATCGAAAGGCTTCCCGAGCAAACGGGAAGCCTTTTCGCATCACGAAACACTGATCCGTGATGCCGCTGCGCAAGGAGCCCAGATCATTGTGACCCAGGAGCTCTTCCTGACGCCCTACTTCTGCATCACAGAGGATCCGTCCCTGTTCGATCTCGCCGATCCGATCCCATGCGAGACCACGGACCAGCTCGGGAAGCTCGCCGGCGAACTCGGAGTCGTCATCGTCTCGTCTCTGTTCGAGCAGCGGGGTCCGGGGCTGTTCCACAACACCGCCGTCGTTCACGACGCCGACGGCCGTATGCTCGGCCAATACCGCAAGAGCCACATCCCGCAGGATCCGGGATTCGAGGAAAAGTTCTACTTCACGCCGGGCGACACCGACTGGCCGGTTTGGGAAACCCGGTTCGGCAAGATCGGTGTGCTCATCTGTTGGGACCAATGGTATCCGGAAGCGGCCAGACTGATGGCTCTTGGTGGAGCCGAGATTCTTCTCTACCCCACTGCGATCGGTTGGCTGCCATCCGAAAAGGAAGCGCTCGGAGCCGCCCAGCACTCTGCATGGGAAACCGTGCAACGCGGTCACGCGGTGGCCAACGGCTGCTTCCTCGCTGCGGTAAATCGTGTCGGGACCGAGGGCGAAACCGAGTTCTGGGGACAATCGTTTGTCGCCAACCCTTACGGAGAACTCGTCGCCAAGGCGTCCTCCGATCAGGAGGAGATTCTGATTCACGACCTCGATCTCGGACAGGTGGAGGACTTTCGCCGCATCTGGCCGTTCTTCAGGGACCGCCGGATCGATGCTTACGGCGATCTGACGAAACGCTGGAGGCACTGA
- a CDS encoding metallophosphoesterase — MKRRGFLGMVAGSGVASAAEAGAAANVDRLARTAATIMAPRADGVEVVWAVNGSCLGRIEWTGPEGIKGSAAADAFGMTPQGNEVLRVRIDGWKPGSEYRLRAVTESADRKRAEESEWKDFRTLDPAADSTSFVVWNDTHENHETLKALHEGSPGGDFMIWNGDTCNDWHKEEWLVPTLLDPAGQDFTAGRPLMLVWGNHDVRGRWAYRVPEFVATPANKPYYAFRSGPVAAVCLHTGEDKPDAHPSFGGRVAFERLREEQAAWLEEVTASPGFREAPYRVVFCHIPLRWTTERVIERSAYGNGSYDYYSKFSRDLWHDALVKWGAQVVVSGHTHQVAWMPGNDDFPYAQLTGGGPQPDRATWIEGKADGKSLSLVVKGLNGEELQNASFKPLR, encoded by the coding sequence ATGAAGCGAAGGGGATTCTTGGGTATGGTGGCTGGCAGCGGAGTCGCGAGTGCCGCTGAAGCAGGGGCTGCGGCGAACGTTGATCGCTTGGCGAGAACCGCGGCGACGATCATGGCTCCGAGGGCGGATGGCGTTGAGGTCGTGTGGGCGGTAAACGGTTCATGCCTCGGACGGATCGAGTGGACGGGGCCTGAAGGCATCAAGGGATCGGCAGCCGCCGACGCGTTCGGCATGACGCCGCAGGGGAATGAGGTCCTGCGGGTCAGAATCGACGGCTGGAAACCGGGTTCGGAGTATCGGCTCCGCGCCGTGACCGAGTCCGCAGACCGGAAACGCGCGGAGGAAAGCGAATGGAAGGACTTTCGCACGCTCGACCCTGCCGCGGATTCGACATCGTTCGTGGTCTGGAACGATACCCACGAGAACCACGAGACGCTGAAAGCCCTGCACGAGGGGAGTCCCGGCGGAGACTTCATGATCTGGAACGGCGATACCTGCAACGACTGGCACAAGGAGGAGTGGCTGGTGCCGACACTGTTGGATCCGGCAGGTCAGGACTTCACCGCAGGTCGTCCGCTGATGCTGGTCTGGGGGAACCACGATGTCCGGGGACGGTGGGCCTATCGGGTTCCCGAGTTTGTCGCCACGCCCGCGAACAAGCCCTACTATGCCTTTCGTAGTGGTCCAGTAGCCGCCGTCTGTCTGCACACCGGTGAGGACAAGCCGGATGCGCACCCGAGTTTTGGCGGGCGAGTGGCCTTCGAGAGGCTTCGGGAGGAGCAGGCCGCCTGGCTCGAGGAGGTGACCGCCAGCCCCGGGTTCAGGGAGGCTCCCTATCGGGTGGTGTTCTGCCACATTCCGCTTCGATGGACGACCGAACGTGTGATTGAGCGTTCTGCCTACGGAAACGGAAGCTACGATTACTATAGTAAATTCAGCCGCGATCTTTGGCACGATGCATTGGTGAAGTGGGGTGCCCAGGTCGTGGTGTCGGGGCACACCCACCAGGTAGCGTGGATGCCCGGGAACGATGACTTTCCCTATGCCCAGCTCACCGGTGGAGGTCCGCAGCCGGACCGGGCCACTTGGATCGAGGGGAAGGCCGACGGCAAGTCCCTCAGTCTAGTGGTCAAAGGGCTTAACGGCGAAGAACTGCAGAACGCTTCGTTCAAACCGCTTCGGTGA
- a CDS encoding Lrp/AsnC family transcriptional regulator, translating into MSIDPLLALLRSKARHTHKELGEILSLTEDEVRARIADWENDGTIVGYQAVIDPERAGDQDVSAFIEVKLTPERGGGFDRLALRIARFEQVSSCYLASGGYDLMVVVEGTDLREVARFVSERLSTMDGVLSTATHFRLKTYKENGFLIEGNDEPERLAVTP; encoded by the coding sequence ATGTCGATCGACCCATTGCTCGCGCTGCTCCGCAGCAAGGCCCGCCACACCCACAAGGAACTCGGCGAGATCCTCTCGCTGACCGAAGATGAGGTCCGGGCGCGCATCGCGGATTGGGAGAACGACGGCACGATCGTCGGCTACCAGGCGGTGATCGATCCCGAGCGTGCCGGCGACCAGGACGTTTCGGCTTTCATCGAGGTGAAGCTCACACCTGAGCGGGGCGGGGGATTCGACCGTCTTGCGCTTCGCATCGCCCGTTTCGAGCAGGTCTCGAGCTGCTATCTGGCTAGCGGTGGATACGACCTCATGGTCGTCGTCGAGGGAACCGACCTGCGGGAGGTCGCGCGCTTTGTTTCCGAGCGACTGAGCACGATGGATGGCGTACTTTCCACGGCTACCCATTTCCGTCTGAAGACCTACAAGGAAAACGGTTTCCTCATCGAAGGGAATGACGAGCCGGAGCGGCTTGCGGTGACGCCCTGA
- a CDS encoding DMT family transporter — translation MPAFFLILACALWGLSFPVIKAIQFEQATRMDDAGSAFLAAWLQVARFLVAGLLLLPFVLRMPKVSSAELRQGILLGFWGGLGMVLQAWGLTRTDASTSAFLTQAYCVILPLIACLKFRRTPAGRTLLATLLVVAGGAILAGLKPDQLKLGPGETATLLAAFAFTFQILTLDHPRFATNRGRPVTLVMCLAIAVIFLPVVWFTAPTPGAIITAGASWPAATMVVALAVFCSIGAFLLMNTWQRRVSATEAGLIYTTEPVFAAAYAIFLPAPLAAMAGIEYGNETITLQMLTGGGLIVIANVLMQWKARPHKPAVAPAP, via the coding sequence GTGCCCGCCTTCTTTCTCATTCTGGCGTGCGCCCTCTGGGGCCTCAGCTTTCCGGTCATCAAGGCCATCCAGTTTGAGCAGGCGACGCGGATGGACGATGCCGGCTCGGCCTTTCTCGCCGCTTGGCTACAGGTCGCACGTTTCCTCGTCGCGGGACTCCTGCTCCTGCCTTTCGTCCTGCGGATGCCGAAAGTCTCCTCCGCCGAACTTCGGCAAGGCATCCTACTGGGGTTCTGGGGCGGCCTCGGAATGGTGCTCCAAGCTTGGGGACTGACCCGGACCGACGCATCGACTTCGGCCTTCCTGACGCAAGCCTACTGCGTGATCCTGCCACTGATCGCCTGCCTGAAGTTCAGGCGTACGCCGGCAGGAAGAACCCTTCTCGCCACCCTACTCGTAGTCGCCGGAGGTGCGATTCTGGCGGGACTGAAGCCCGACCAACTGAAGCTGGGCCCGGGTGAAACCGCGACTCTGCTGGCGGCATTCGCCTTCACCTTCCAGATCCTGACACTCGACCATCCACGATTCGCGACGAATCGTGGCCGACCGGTCACTCTCGTCATGTGCCTTGCCATCGCGGTGATCTTTCTCCCGGTCGTCTGGTTCACGGCGCCCACCCCGGGAGCCATCATTACCGCGGGCGCCTCATGGCCTGCCGCAACCATGGTGGTGGCTCTGGCCGTATTTTGTTCGATCGGAGCCTTCCTGCTGATGAACACCTGGCAGCGACGCGTGAGCGCGACCGAAGCAGGGCTCATCTACACGACCGAGCCGGTCTTTGCAGCAGCCTACGCCATCTTCCTGCCCGCTCCGCTCGCCGCCATGGCTGGCATTGAATACGGCAATGAAACGATCACCCTCCAAATGCTGACCGGCGGCGGATTAATCGTGATCGCCAACGTCCTGATGCAGTGGAAAGCGCGTCCGCACAAGCCAGCGGTCGCTCCTGCCCCTTAG
- a CDS encoding agmatine deiminase family protein — protein sequence MTPASLGFSMPPEWSPQCAVWLSWPVEDPRHWGGNKRALIVAKFAEYAAAITRFEPVRVNAPAAEHDAIRVACNQAKAIPERVELFDHLHDDVWCRDHGPLFVRNESTGEVAVTDWEFNAWGGKFAPWDKDNSIPAQIARSLDLRRFEAGMILEGGAIEINGLGQLLTTEAVLLNPNRNPHLSREQIEERLRDILGVNEVLWLSQGIEGDDTDGHIDDLARFVEPTTLVACTAPEGPNRTVLEDNLARLREFRTPHGRPFDIVEIPLPDPCEIPGWRLPVLPASYVNFLIVNGGVLVPTFRQMRNDDHALGLLRELFPDREVHGIDCLDLVEEGGTLHCLSQQQPA from the coding sequence ATGACGCCCGCTTCCCTCGGATTCTCGATGCCTCCCGAATGGTCGCCCCAGTGCGCCGTCTGGCTCTCGTGGCCGGTCGAGGACCCCCGCCATTGGGGTGGCAACAAACGCGCACTCATCGTGGCGAAGTTCGCTGAGTATGCTGCGGCGATCACCCGTTTCGAGCCCGTCAGAGTCAATGCGCCGGCAGCCGAACACGACGCCATCCGGGTGGCCTGCAATCAGGCCAAGGCGATTCCGGAGCGGGTGGAGCTTTTCGATCACCTCCACGACGACGTCTGGTGCCGGGACCACGGGCCGCTGTTCGTGCGAAACGAATCCACTGGTGAAGTGGCCGTCACGGATTGGGAATTCAATGCTTGGGGCGGCAAGTTCGCCCCGTGGGACAAGGACAACTCGATTCCGGCGCAGATCGCCCGCTCATTGGACCTGCGCCGCTTCGAGGCAGGTATGATTCTCGAAGGTGGCGCGATTGAGATCAACGGCCTCGGACAGCTACTCACCACCGAAGCCGTGCTTCTGAATCCCAACCGAAATCCGCATCTGTCTCGGGAACAGATTGAGGAACGCTTGAGGGATATCCTCGGCGTGAACGAAGTCCTGTGGCTCTCGCAAGGGATCGAAGGCGACGATACCGACGGCCACATCGATGATCTCGCCCGCTTTGTGGAACCCACCACGCTCGTGGCCTGCACGGCGCCCGAAGGTCCGAACCGAACCGTCCTCGAAGACAATCTGGCACGGCTACGCGAATTCAGAACTCCGCACGGCAGACCTTTCGACATCGTCGAGATCCCCCTTCCCGACCCATGTGAAATCCCGGGTTGGAGGCTTCCGGTCTTACCGGCTTCCTACGTCAATTTCCTGATCGTGAATGGAGGCGTGCTCGTTCCCACATTCCGTCAAATGCGGAACGACGACCACGCGCTGGGACTGCTCCGCGAGCTTTTCCCGGACCGCGAAGTCCATGGAATCGACTGTCTCGATCTGGTGGAGGAAGGCGGAACCCTGCACTGCCTGTCGCAGCAGCAGCCGGCCTGA
- the polA gene encoding DNA polymerase I — MPRLYLLDGMALVYRAHFALIRNPIRNSKGINTSALYGFTNTLLTILENEKPTHLGVAFDTSAPTPRHEKFPEYKAQREDMPEELAAAIPNVKRLCRAFHLPVLELDGYEADDIIGTIAKRAEREDGFETYMVTPDKDFAQLISASTFMWRPGKKGSEHEVIGPDKLEEIWGVDEPSKIVDLLGMMGDAVDNIPGIPGIGLKTAQKLITQFGSLEGLLSRTGELKGKQKEKVEANVDQARLSKDLATIITDVPIEVGWNDLSLDNRNDDAVRELFNEFEFRSLSKRLYGDAAPSGGTGDDSSVPLLQETFRTLSDVAHDYRLVRDDKDRDELFEKLGSGKRFCFDIETTSLDRFEARLLGIAFSWKDHEGWYLPYDPSLDERLREVFSGSALKVGHNLKYDLSVLHHLGLPVEGPFFDTMLAHALVSPELKHSMDYLSESLLGYRPVKLADIVPEPENGGEDDLFSHAAKKKPGKDLDIESIPLEALAEYAAEDADVTWQLYGKMSKALADHDLEKVFETMEAPLLPVLVRMEMEGIRLDPEALDSIRNKLQARIDELAKSISDQAGRPFNLNSPKQLGEILFDELNLVEKPKKTRTGQYKTDEQTLSALAGLHPIIDAILEYREATKLKSTYIDALPGHVQQETSRVHTHFHQLVAATGRLASTDPNLQNIPVRSANGREIRRAFVPRDGFTLLSCDYSQIELRIMAALAGDESMIDAFRHQKDIHTATAAKVWGVSEAEVTKDQRRGAKMVNFGIIYGISAFGLSQRLGIPRGEAAEIIDNYFTQYPAIREFMDRTIEEARESGHVSTLGGRRRSFPDLRSSNQTIRGNAERAAINTPIQGTAADMIKLAMVRIDALLRKKDYRSRMLLQVHDELIFDLDPDEESTLVPEIIGLMESALPLPGSVPILVEHGSGPDWLAAH, encoded by the coding sequence ATGCCCCGGCTGTATCTCCTCGACGGAATGGCGTTGGTCTATCGCGCCCACTTCGCCCTGATCCGGAATCCCATCCGGAACTCCAAGGGAATCAACACGTCGGCGCTCTACGGCTTCACCAACACCCTGCTGACGATCCTCGAAAACGAGAAGCCGACTCACCTTGGCGTGGCCTTCGACACCTCGGCTCCCACGCCACGGCACGAGAAGTTCCCCGAATACAAGGCACAGCGCGAGGACATGCCCGAGGAGCTCGCTGCCGCCATTCCGAACGTGAAGCGCCTCTGCCGCGCCTTCCATCTTCCGGTGCTCGAACTGGACGGCTACGAGGCCGACGACATCATCGGCACGATCGCCAAGCGGGCCGAACGGGAGGACGGATTCGAGACCTACATGGTCACCCCGGACAAGGATTTTGCCCAATTGATCTCGGCCAGCACCTTCATGTGGCGCCCCGGCAAGAAGGGGTCCGAACATGAAGTCATCGGCCCCGACAAACTCGAGGAGATTTGGGGGGTCGACGAACCTTCCAAGATCGTCGATCTGCTCGGAATGATGGGCGACGCGGTCGACAACATTCCCGGCATCCCCGGCATCGGCCTGAAGACCGCGCAGAAGCTGATCACCCAGTTCGGCTCGCTCGAAGGGTTGCTTTCACGGACGGGCGAGCTGAAGGGCAAACAGAAGGAAAAGGTCGAAGCGAACGTCGACCAGGCCCGGCTCTCCAAGGATCTCGCAACCATCATCACCGATGTCCCGATCGAAGTGGGTTGGAACGACCTTTCCCTCGACAATCGTAACGACGACGCAGTGCGCGAGCTGTTCAATGAGTTCGAGTTCCGATCCCTGTCGAAACGGCTTTACGGAGACGCCGCGCCATCGGGCGGCACCGGCGACGACTCTTCGGTGCCTTTGCTTCAGGAAACGTTCCGGACCTTGAGCGACGTCGCCCACGACTACCGTCTGGTTCGCGACGACAAGGACCGCGACGAACTCTTCGAGAAACTCGGCTCCGGCAAGCGGTTTTGCTTCGACATCGAAACGACCTCGCTCGACCGCTTCGAGGCACGCTTGCTCGGCATCGCTTTCTCGTGGAAAGACCACGAGGGTTGGTATCTTCCCTATGATCCGTCGCTTGATGAGCGGCTCCGCGAAGTCTTTTCGGGCAGCGCGCTGAAGGTCGGCCACAACCTGAAGTACGACCTTTCCGTACTTCATCATCTCGGGCTTCCGGTGGAAGGGCCCTTCTTCGACACGATGCTGGCCCATGCTCTCGTGAGCCCCGAGCTGAAGCACAGCATGGACTATCTCAGCGAGTCCCTGCTCGGCTACCGGCCGGTCAAACTGGCCGACATCGTGCCTGAACCCGAGAACGGCGGCGAGGACGACCTGTTCAGCCACGCGGCGAAGAAGAAACCCGGCAAGGACCTCGACATCGAATCGATCCCTCTCGAAGCGCTCGCGGAATACGCCGCGGAGGATGCGGACGTGACGTGGCAGCTCTACGGCAAGATGAGCAAGGCGCTGGCCGACCACGACCTGGAGAAGGTCTTCGAGACCATGGAAGCTCCGCTGCTCCCCGTGCTGGTGCGGATGGAAATGGAAGGCATCCGCCTCGACCCCGAGGCGCTCGACTCGATCCGCAACAAGCTCCAGGCCCGGATCGACGAACTCGCCAAGTCCATCTCCGACCAGGCCGGACGTCCCTTCAACCTCAACTCCCCGAAGCAGCTCGGCGAGATCCTCTTCGATGAACTGAATTTGGTCGAGAAGCCGAAGAAAACCCGCACGGGTCAGTACAAGACCGATGAGCAGACACTTTCGGCACTCGCCGGCCTGCACCCGATCATCGACGCGATCCTCGAATACCGCGAGGCGACCAAACTGAAGTCGACCTACATCGACGCGCTGCCCGGACACGTCCAGCAGGAGACCAGTCGGGTGCACACCCATTTCCACCAGCTCGTCGCGGCGACCGGACGGCTCGCATCGACCGATCCGAACCTGCAGAACATCCCGGTCCGCTCCGCCAACGGACGCGAGATTCGGCGGGCGTTCGTCCCGCGCGATGGATTCACGCTGCTGAGCTGCGACTATTCCCAGATCGAACTGCGGATCATGGCCGCGCTCGCCGGCGACGAGTCGATGATCGACGCGTTCCGTCACCAGAAGGACATTCACACGGCCACCGCGGCGAAGGTGTGGGGTGTGAGCGAAGCCGAAGTGACCAAGGACCAGCGACGAGGAGCCAAGATGGTGAACTTCGGGATCATCTACGGCATCTCCGCTTTCGGACTCTCGCAACGACTCGGCATTCCCCGCGGCGAGGCGGCCGAAATCATCGACAACTACTTCACGCAGTATCCGGCGATCCGCGAGTTCATGGACCGGACGATCGAGGAAGCGAGGGAAAGCGGACACGTCTCGACGCTCGGTGGTCGAAGACGCAGCTTTCCCGATCTCCGATCATCGAATCAGACGATCCGCGGCAATGCCGAGCGCGCCGCCATCAATACCCCGATCCAAGGCACGGCTGCCGACATGATCAAACTCGCGATGGTGCGGATCGATGCGCTGCTGCGGAAAAAAGACTACCGCAGCCGCATGCTGCTGCAGGTTCACGACGAACTGATCTTCGACCTCGATCCCGACGAGGAATCGACACTCGTCCCCGAAATCATCGGCCTGATGGAGTCGGCCCTACCGCTTCCGGGCAGCGTCCCGATTCTCGTCGAGCACGGTTCCGGACCCGACTGGCTGGCGGCTCACTGA
- a CDS encoding vWA domain-containing protein, producing the protein MSRVSFQFLDAQEARVRHQRRVSTITSVLISLLVLALMLLILAFIFLPSLMKEDVTIVSYAASQDQQEEIKQKTMSQVQRKPSSPSSSAAKVIAANVVSPTAIPVPDLEVTEPSIDFGNGDDFGEGWGNGSGDGMGGGGTTFFRQQVSAQRICYVIDYSASMSGQRDKLMRQELEKSVAQLSVGMQFQMIFFAGPAWVAGSEVKLNAKKTGVVKFDGDEYKWKSPGNAHVWDPVGKRLKPEWISGGPSSRNKALDHVRDTPLVWGTNWENPLDMALGMDPAPQIIFFMTDGSAGPDSMKTAKSIGAKAKSKGIIINTVAMMDPKAEAGMKEMAKRTGGQFSIVRPGGKVDIIPLK; encoded by the coding sequence ATGTCACGAGTATCCTTCCAATTCCTGGACGCCCAAGAAGCCAGAGTCCGCCACCAGCGGCGGGTGAGCACGATCACGAGCGTGCTGATCTCCCTTTTGGTTCTGGCACTCATGCTTCTGATTCTCGCCTTCATCTTCCTGCCGTCGCTGATGAAGGAGGATGTGACGATCGTCTCCTACGCCGCTTCGCAAGACCAGCAGGAGGAGATCAAGCAGAAGACGATGTCCCAGGTTCAGCGGAAGCCTTCCTCACCGTCCTCATCCGCAGCCAAGGTGATCGCGGCCAATGTGGTCTCGCCGACGGCGATTCCGGTGCCGGATCTCGAGGTCACCGAGCCTTCGATCGACTTCGGGAACGGAGATGACTTCGGCGAGGGATGGGGCAATGGCAGTGGCGACGGTATGGGCGGTGGCGGTACCACTTTCTTCCGCCAGCAGGTCTCGGCCCAGCGGATCTGTTACGTCATCGACTACTCCGCGTCGATGAGCGGTCAGCGGGACAAGCTGATGCGGCAGGAACTTGAGAAGTCGGTCGCGCAACTGAGCGTCGGAATGCAGTTCCAAATGATCTTCTTCGCGGGTCCGGCATGGGTCGCCGGCAGCGAAGTGAAGCTGAACGCCAAGAAGACCGGTGTCGTGAAGTTCGACGGCGACGAGTACAAATGGAAATCGCCGGGCAACGCCCATGTTTGGGATCCGGTCGGAAAACGTCTCAAGCCCGAGTGGATCTCGGGCGGTCCGAGTTCCCGGAACAAGGCGCTCGATCACGTTCGCGACACCCCTCTCGTTTGGGGTACCAACTGGGAGAACCCGCTCGATATGGCACTGGGAATGGATCCGGCGCCTCAGATCATCTTCTTCATGACCGATGGATCCGCAGGACCGGACTCGATGAAGACAGCGAAGTCGATCGGTGCGAAGGCCAAGTCCAAGGGGATCATCATCAATACCGTGGCGATGATGGACCCGAAGGCCGAAGCAGGCATGAAGGAGATGGCGAAGCGAACCGGCGGTCAGTTCTCCATCGTCCGGCCGGGCGGCAAGGTGGACATTATCCCCCTGAAGTGA